One genomic region from Cydia pomonella isolate Wapato2018A chromosome 4, ilCydPomo1, whole genome shotgun sequence encodes:
- the LOC133516947 gene encoding facilitated trehalose transporter Tret1-like: protein MAHGNKVISAELEKIHKQSLEKDSEVKDVYYNKKTPYRRQALAALGTVMLNCGVGATAGFSAVLIPQLKHGRNKLDHKLNTEMESWVAAAASFALIFGNLISGYLMERFGRRSSQIMLSFPYMAGWAIIGFADNIYLVLFGRFITGFCQGWLGPLGSVFVGEVSSPLNRSVFLAGLSLAIAFGVFMSHLFGTLMHWKYAALLCGLFPLIGCILTYCVKESPTWLASKNRIDDCIESFQWYRGTSPEMKNELDKIIFEQSQRDKSKSKLKTLLANIRKPEFWKPLCIMIVFFILTQLTGVNVICAYTTEMMKELIGNHANRSTSSAAMLSIDILRCVSLVVACFLLRKLGRRPMALFSGMSTCLTLIALSGYLYLVNNRVIRHISPIVSLSLIAIYIIVSNFGVVPLPWNMVGELFATETRGLGSGFSVMTTSVAYFGTIKTAPAMFESIGHHGTYLFYGLSTMLGTIFLFFCLPETRGKTLIEIEEHFRNRKQTNTKPVPDDGTV, encoded by the exons ATGGCGCACGGAAACAAAGTGATTTCTGCGGAATTGGAGAAAATTCACAAGCAAAGTTTAGAAAAAGACAGTGAAGTCAAAGATGTATATTACAATAAGAAAACGCCATATCGGAGACAG GCATTGGCGGCGCTCGGTACAGTGATGCTCAACTGTGGAGTTGGAGCCACGGCCGGTTTCTCCGCGGTTCTCATACCTCAGCTGAAGCACGGCCGGAATAAACTCGACCACAAACTCAACACTGAAATGGAGTCTTGGGTAG cTGCTGCCGCCTCATTTGCGCTTATATTTGGCAACCTGATATCGGGATACTTGATGGAGAGGTTTGGCCGAAGAAGTTCTCAGATTATGCTATCCTTTCCATATATGGCCGGATGGGCTATCATTGGCTTCGCAGACAATATATATTTAGTGCTATTTGGAAGATTCATCACTGGATTTTGCCAAGGCTGGCTTGGTCCTTTGGGCTCGGTGTTTGTTGGGGAAGTCAGCAGCCCTCTAAATAGATCTGTATTTTTAGCCGGTTTGTCACTGGCGATAGCTTTCGGAGTGTTCATGTCGCATCTTTTTGGAACACTAATGCACTGGAAGTACGCAGCTCTACTTTGTGGATTATTTCCGCTAATCGGATGCATTTTGACGTATTGTGTAAAGGAGTCTCCTACCTGGCTAGCTTCAAAAAACAGAATCGATGATTGCATAGAATCATTTCAGTGGTACCGCGGAACAAGCCCTGAGATGAAAAATGAACttgacaaaattatatttgagcAATCCCAAAGAGATAAATCAAAGAGTAAATTAAAAACCTTACTGGCTAATATAAGAAAGCCTGAATTTTGGAAACCTCTTTGCATAATGATCGTGTTCTTTATTTTAACGCAGCTAACTGGAGTGAATGTTATTTGCGCGTACACTACAGAGATGATGAAAGAGCTCATCGGGAACCATGCTAACAGAAGTACATCGAGTGCAGCTATGTTGAGTATAGATATTCTAAGATGCGTATCCTTAGTTGTTGCGTGTTTCCTACTTCGTAAACTTGGTCGTCGACCAATGGCTTTATTCAGTGGAATGTCTACATGTCTTACGCTAATAGCACTATCTGGTTACTTATATCTCGTCAATAACCGTGTCATAAGACATATATCGCCAATAGTTTCCCTAAGtctgatagctatttatattattgtttctAATTTTGGTGTGGTACCTTTGCCCTGGAATATGGTTGGGGAGTTGTTTGCCACGGAGACGAGGGGTTTAGGCTCAGGCTTCAGTGTCATGACTACCTCAGTAGCTTACTTTGGGACGATAAAAACTGCACCTGCAATGTTCGAAAGCATAGGACACCACGGAACGTACCTATTTTATGGATTATCTACTATGCTGGgtactatatttttattcttcTGCTTACCAGAAACGAGAGGTAAAACTTTAATAGAAATTGAAGAGCACTTTAGAAAtagaaaacaaacaaatacGAAACCTGTTCCTGATGACGGaactgtataa